Genomic segment of Rhodococcus sp. W8901:
GAGGCAGCAACAAACTCCCGTCCGCCGCCAACCCCAACGGATCGAGCGCCGTCTCCACCCCGATCGCCGGAACCACCACGCTGTCGTCCGGCAACGGACCGAACGGAATCTGCGGCCGGTCCGCTGGATTCGCCGCCGCCGGACCCGGCTTACGCGCCTTCCCGCCGTCGCCGATCACGGGCGCCGGCCCAGCAACGGGGTCGTGGACTCCGTCCGGCGACAAGTCGAACGTCGACTCGGGCACCGGCGCCGCGGACGCCGACTCCGGTTGCAGGCCACGGAAGACCAGAAGACCACCACCCGCGAGCAGCACCAACGCCATGACTACCAGCAGAATCGTCCCGCTCCGACCCGACCCACGCTTGGCCGCATGCTTCCCCACGCTTCACAACCCTCTCCATCACCCCCGACGTGAACGCGGGTGGCCCGAGACGGTTCTCGTCTCGGGCCACCCGGTCAATCATCAGCGGTCATCACAGATCTGTGACGTCACCTTCCGCAGCCTTGCGCCTGCGCAGTGCCATGAACAGGACACCAGCCGCAGCGACCAGCAGCGCCAGTCCACCGGCGACGAGGCCCGTGTTCAGACCGCCGTCACCGTCGGCGCCCAGACCCGAATCGATCAGCGCACCCTTCTCGGTGTCGGAGTTGCCGGCGGCTCCACCATTTCCGGCATTCCCGTTCCCGGAGTTGCCCGCGTTGCCGGGAGTACCCGGGTCACCGGGCGTACCGGGGTTGGCGGGAGTACCGGGATTGCCACCGGGCGTACCGGGGTTACCACCGGGAGTACCGGGGTTACCGGAACCCGATCCGGCCGAACCCGAGTTCTCCTGCGAACCAGCAGAACCCGACGAGCCGGCCGAACCCGCGTTCTCCTGCGAGCCGGAGTTCTCCAGCGAACCCGCTGCGAGAGATCCGGCCGCGAGCGAACCTGCCGCCAGAGAGCCCGCCGCCAGCGAACCGCTGCCGAGGGAACCCGCCCCGAGGGAGCCGAGCGAACCGAGGCCCAGCGAGCCGAGCGAACCCGTTCCGCCGGGCTGTTCCCCAGCGGTGACCGTCGCGTCCGACGGATTCGATTCGATCGGAGCCTTCGACGGCGGGGTGCCGGTTGCCGTGGCGACGTTGTCGATCGAGCCGGCCTTCATGTCCTCATCCGTGAACGTGTAGGTGGCCTCGCAGGTCACCGACTCGCCGGGATCCAGCGAGTTGTCCGGGCACGTGATGTCCGACAGCGTTCCGGTGCCGGAGAACTCGTTCTCCTTGACCTTCACCTCGGTGAGGGTCTGATCACCGGTGTTCGTGATCGCGAACTTGTAGGTGACGGTGTCACCCACCTGGACGTTCTCGCGCGGCTCCGCGGTCTTCTCGAGCGTCAACCCCGACTTCGGATCCCCTGCCAGGTTCTCCTCGTCCTGGGGCGACTCGATCGGAGTCTCGGTGCCCGGAGGCGTACCCGTGGCGATCGCGACGTTGTCGAGCTTGCCGGCGTTGACATCGTCCTGCGTGATCGTGTACTTCGCCGAGCACGTCACCTTCGCGCCGGGCGCCATCGACTTCGCCTCTTCCGGGCAGGACAGGTCGGTGATCTTTCCCGAGCCCGAGAACGCGCCCTCGGCCACCTTCACGTTCGACAGCGTCTGGTTACCCGTGTTGGTGATGTCGAACGTGTACGTGATCTCCTGGCCGACCTTGAAGTCCTCGACACCCTTGGGCGACGCGGTCTTCACGATCTCGAGGGCAGGCTTCTGGTTGCCCGACAGGTTCACGTCATCGGGTTCCGAGGTCACGTCCCCACCCGACGGCGGGGTACCGGTCGCGGTGGCGGTGTTATCGAGAGTGCCCCGATCGACGTCGGACTGGGTCAGCTCATACGTGGCGGTGCACACCGTAGACGCGTTGGGTGCCAAAGGCTTCGACGCATCCGGGCAGACGAAGTCACTCAGTTTCGTCTTGTCACCCGAGAAGGCGACCTCGTTCGGATGCACGTCCGTCAGCGTCACATTGCCGGTGTTGGTCATCGTGAAGCTGTAGGTGACGGTCTCACCCACCGCGAACTTGTCCGCCTCGGTCGGCGTGGCGGTCTTCTCCAGGCTGATCGCCGCCTTCGGCTCGCCCGACAGCGTCTTGTCCGACGGCTTCGACGTGACCGGCTCACCCGACGGAGGCGTCCCCGTCGCGGTCGCGGTGTTCTCCAGCTTGCCGGCATCGATGTCGGCCTGCGTCAGCGTGTACTTCGCCGTGCAGGTCGTCGACTCGCCCGGTGCCAGCGACTTCGCGCCCGCTGGGCAATCGAACGCCGACATGTCGCCGTCACCCGTGAACTTGGTCTCGTTCGGATGCACGTCCGTGAGCGTCACTTCACCGGTGTTGGTGATCTTGAAGGTGTAGTCGATCTCCTGGCCGACCTTGTAGGACTCGGTCGTCGACGGCGATGCGTCCTTCACGATGGACAGCGACTTCGCGGGATTGCCCTCGAGCGTCTCCGTGTCCGGCGGGGACGTGATCGGTTCACCCGTCGGAGGCTTGCCCGTCGCGGTCGCGGTGTTCTCGATGCGCCCGCTGTCGATGTCCGCCTGGGTCAGCGTGTACTCCGCGGTGCACGTCACCGTGCCGCCAGGGGCCACGGACTTCACCGGGCAGTCGACGGCCGACAGCTTGCCATTGCCGGTGAAATCACCCTCGTTGACCTTCAGATCGTTCAACGTCACGTTGCCGGTGTTGCTGATCTTGAAGGTGTACTTGATGGTCTGGCCGAGCTTGTAGGCCTCGGCTTCCTTCGGCGACGCGATCTTGTCGAGCGTGATGCCGGGAGTGGCCGGACCGCCGACGAGAGGGACGCTCGACTCGTTCGAGTTGACCGGCTTGCCACCCGGATCGGTTCCGGTCGCGGTCGCGGTGTTGTCGAGCTTGCCGCGGTCGATGTCCTCCTGCTGGAGGACGTACGTCGCGGTGCACGTCACAGATGCCTTGGGCGCCAACGACTTAGCACCATCGGGACAGGTGAAGCCCGACATGTCCGCCTTGCCGGTGAACGTCTTCTCGACCGGCTTGACGTCCTTGAGAGTCACGGCGCCGGTGTTCGTCATCTTGAAGCTGTAAGTGACGGTCTTGCCGACGACGAAGTCTGCAGCCGTGTTCGGCGACGCCGACTTCACCAACTCCAGGCCGGGCTTCTTCGCCGCGTTGGTGAACGTGCAACTGGTGCTCTTGCCGCTCTGACCAGCCGGAATCTCTACGGTGATGGTCGTGCCTTCACCGGACTTCTTCGTCTGGGTCTTGGCGTCGACGCACTCCCACGTGGTGACGTAGTTGTCGAGGCTTGCGCCGCCCTGGGCGGTCTCCGTGAGGGTGTAGGTCTTGCCCGCAAGTCCGAGGACCGGGCCGGCAGCCTGGTCCTGGATCCCCGTCTTGGTGCCCGTCGTGGTCGCCGTGTTGCCCTCGCTCAGGCCACCACCGGAGATCTCAAGGCCGAACTGATCGTCCTTCCCGACGCGACCGTCGGGCAGGTTCTTGCGCAACTCGATCGTGTTCGGATCATTGCAGGAACCCATATCGGTCATGGACGAACTGGTCAGGTTGGCAGGGACTGCGTTGCCCGTACCCGGATCGACCTTGAGGAGGCTTCCGCCGCCACCGACGAACAGGTAGCCGTTCGGCCCGAAAGCAATCGAATTGCTCTTCTTGAAGGCCGTCGATTCATCCGTGATCGCCTTGCCCGTCAGAGTCTTCTCGGAAGACGTCGGCATCGGCCCCTGGACCGAATAGATGCGGCCGTTATTGTCCCCGGCCGCGACGATGAACAGGTTGCCCTGTGCGTCGAAAGCCATGTCGCCGTTGCCGCCCGGGACCGTAGTCTTCTTGTCGAACTTCACCTTGAGGACGACACCGAGGGACGCGTTGTTGGCAGGGTCGTACGCCCCGAACGTGAACGAATCGGCGCCATCGTCCTTGCCGCCGTAGTAGTACAGGCCGTTCGCGGGGTTGATCGCACCGTGTGTGTTCTTGACCTTGGCCTTGTCCGACTCGCTGGTCGTCTTGCCGGACGCGGCGTCGTACTCGTAGATCCTCCGGTTATCGCCATCATCTTCCGAGGATGTGTAGATCGCGTAGGTCCCGCTGGGACCAATACCGAGCTGGTTATGCCGGTAGCCCTTGCCGCTCGGCTCAACCGGAAACGCGTCGGTGACGGCCCCGGTGTTCGGGTCGATCCGCTTCGCGACACTCGAACCGTTGTCGACTGAATACAGCACATCACATCTCAGGTTTTCCGCCGCTGCTGCGGTCCCTGCGCCGACCGTTACGGTCGACACTGTGGCCACGCCGGCGAACATCGCCATGACCACAGTTCGAATGACGCCCTTACGCAGGGCGCCGCCTAACCCCCCCATTTGAGGCCCTTCTTATGAACGCCCGGCCAGACCTGGCCACGGCGAAATGGATGATGAATGGAAAATCACCCCGACGCCGGACATACAAACACAAACGTCGATACAGCCCGCACCACCCGAATCGACGCGCCTCACCCCCGAACGGATGGGGAATTCGAATGAAATACCCTGTTCAACAACATGATTCGATAGATTGTACTGAAGTGCAAAACGCATATCGAAGGCCGGAGGTGAGGCGGCAAATCACCCTCAGTTTCACCCGTTGAAAGTTGAACCAAAAGTCCCGAGCCGGACAGCCCCCTACCGGGCACTGGGCATAGCAGTTGCGGCACACGGCATCCGAGGCGTTGCCACTCGGACACGAAAGCGGCCGGTCCGATCTGCAGATCGGACCGGCCGCTCGAGCCGTTACACGTCAACCACAGGTCAACGCCGGCGCAGCATCCGCGCCACCAGGATCGCGGTCGCGATCAGGATGACCGCGGTTGCTCCGGCAGCGATGTGCATGCCGTCGACGAAGGCCGCTTGGGCCGAGTCGACTAACGCGGCCGCCTGCTCCACCGGCATCGACTTCGACACCTCCACCGCGCCCCCGAGCGTGCCCTGCGCGATGTGCGCCTGATCCGCGTCCAGCGCCGAGACGTCCAGGCCGCGACGGAAGATCGCGAGCACCACACTGCCGAGCACGGCGACACCCAGCGCCACTCCCAGTTCGTACGCGGTCTCGGAGACCGCCGACGCGGCACCCGCACGTTCCGGCTCGACCGCGCTGACCACCAGGTCGGAGGTGAGCGTCAACGCCACGCCGACTCCGGCGCCGGCCAGGATGAATCCGACGACGAACGCCTCCGGCCCACTGTCCGGCCCCAGCGCGATCATCACCGCCGCACCGAGGGCGGCGATCACGAGTCCGACGCTCAGTACCCGACTGGGCTCCCAGCGACGCACGAGCCATGCCGCCGCGAGCGACGCGGCCGCGCTGACGAGCGTGCCGGGCAGCATCAGCAGACCCGCCTCCAGTGGGCTGTAGCCGAGCACCAGCTGCAGGTACTGCGATCCGAAGAACAGCACGCCGGCGAGCGCGAAGATCGACAGCAGGTTCGTCACGACCGCCGTCGAGAACGCCGGCCGCGCAAACAACGACAGATCGATCATCGGGTCGGCGATGGACCGCTGCCTGCGGATGAACACCCAACCGGCGAGGGCGCCGACGAGACCGACTCCGGTGAGAATCCACGACGGGCCGTGCACGACGGACTCCTTGACCGCGTAGACCATCGGGATCATTGCCACGATCGACAATCCGGCGCTGGCGAGGTCGAAGCGCCCCGGCTCCGGGTTCTTCGACTCCGGAATCACCAGCGGGCCGAGGGCGATGAGCGCGATCATCACCGGAATGTTGATGAGGAACACCGAACCCCACCAGTAGTGCTCGAGCAGCCAGCCGCCGACCAGCGGTCCGGCCGCGGCGCCGCCGCCGGCCATCGCGCCCCACACGCCGATCGCGGTGGTGCGCTGACGCGGGTTGACGAACATGGTCCGGATCAGGCCCAGTGTCGCAGGCATCAGCGTTGCACCCGAGACGCCCTGCAGGACACGGGCGGCGATCAGCATCTCGGGGCTGGCCGACCATGCGGCGATCAACGACGCCAGGCCGAACCCGGCCGCACCGATGAGAAGCAGCTTCCGGCGCCCGATCCGGTCGCCGAGCGTGCCCATCGTGACCAGCAGGCCGGCGAGTACGAACGAATAGACGTCGATGATCCACAGCAGCTGCGTGCTGCTCGGCGCCAAGTCCTCACTGATGAACGGCAGCGCCAGGTCCAGCACTGTCGCGTCGACAGAGATGAGAAGGACCGCGAAGGCGAGCACGACCAGCCCGAGCCAGTCCTTCCGGCCGGCCCGAACGTCGTGCGGATCCCGCACCGTACCCAGAGACATCTCTACTCCCACGAAACTTCTTCGATGAACGAAAACCGACCAGAAGGTGAACCGTCCAGCCGGTACAGTGCCCAACCCAGGGTAGCAGTTCACCGTCCAGCCGGTACAGTGATTTTCATGGCCTCCGACACACGCGATCGCATCCTCGACGCCCTCGAACGCCTGCTGCACGACGTCGGCGTCGCCCACGTGACGCTCGAGGCGGTCGCCACCGCGGCAGGCGTCTCCAAGGGCGGTCTGCTCTACCACTTCCCCAGCAAGGAAGCGCTGCTCGCGTCGATGGTCCGCCGTCTCGGCGACCGGTCCGACCAACAGCTCGCCGACGCCGTCGCCGGCGGGCGGACCGTGTCCGAGATCTACCTGCAGTACCCCGGCGCCGACTCGGCGGACGAGATGGCGCTGTACCGTTCGATGCTCGCCGCGATGCGCAGTGCCGACGGGCAGCACGACGAGGTGCAGCAGGCCGTCGCGGACGTCATGCGATCGTGGGACGACGGGCTGCTCGCCGAGATCGACGATCCGGTCCAGGCCGAGATCGTGCGCCTGGTCGGCGACGGCATCTACCTCGCCGCCCTGCTCGGCCTACCCGAGCCCGACCCGGAACTCCACCGCCGGGTGGTGAACCGACTGCTCGGCCCCACCGCGGCGGCGGAGGACGACTCCGCTACGTGAGGTAGCGGTACGCCGGGGACCCGGGCTCGAGCTGTTCCACCTGGAGGCGCGAGGCACGCATCCGGTCGAGCAGGTCGGTCAACCCGTCCGCCGAACCGAGCTCGACGCCGACCAGCGCGGCACCCGTCTCCCGGTTGTTGCGCTTGACGTACTCGAACAGGGTGATGTCGTCGTCCGGCCCGAGCACCTCGTCGAGGAATCGACGCAGCGCACCCGGCTCCTGCGGGAAGTCCACCAGGAAGTAGTGCTTGAGACCGAGGTGGACAAGCGAGCGCTCGAGGATCTCGCCGTACCGGGACACGTCGTTGTTGCCACCCGAGATCAGGCACACCACGGTGCTCCCCGGCTCGACATCGAGATGACCGAGCGCGGTCACCGACAACGCACCGGCAGGCTCGGCGATGATGCCCTCGTTCTGGTACAGCTCCAGCATCGCGGTGCAGATCGCGCCCTCGTCGACCTGGGTCATCGCGAACTTCTCCGAGCCGTGCCCCGTGCGGGTGCCCGCCACCAACGGCAGCGACGCGTGCGAGACGACGCTCGCGCCGAGCTCGGAGACCACCGCGTAGGGCAGGTCGCCGACCCGCTTGACCGCGGCACCGTCGACGAACGGGTCGACCTCGGGCAGCGTCACCGGGCCACCGGCGACGAGGGCCGCCGTCATCGACGCCGCCCCCACCGGCTCGACACCAACGATCGTGGTCTGCGGCGCGCGCTCGTGCAGGTACGTGGCGATGCCGGCGATGCAACCGCCGCCGCCGACCGGGACAATCACGCTGTCCGGCGCCTGACCCAGCTGCTCGAGGATCTCCGCCGCGATGGTGCCCTGGCCCGCCGCGGTGCGGGCGTCGTCGAACGGCGGCACCATGGTGGCGCCCGTCCGCTCGACGTCGGCGGCCGCGGCGGCCGCGGCGGCGTCGTAGGTCTCCCCCGTCGGGATCAGTTCGACGAAGCCACCGCCGTGGACCATGATCCGGTCGCGCTTCTGCTTGGGCGTGTTGGCCGGAACGTAGATGCGCCCGCGGATCTCCATCGCCCGGCACGCGAACGCCACACCCTGCGCATGGTTGCCGGCGCTGGCCGTGACCACACCCGCGGCGCGCTCGGCGTCGTTCAACTGCATGATCAGGTTGTAGGCGCCGCGCAGCTTGTAGGAGCGGACCACCTGAAGATCTTCACGCTTGAGGTACACCCGAGCGCCGGTCAGCGCCGACAGTCGATCACTGAGCTGCAGGGGTGTCGCGTCGATAATGTGCGCAATTCGCTCGGCAGCAGCATCGATCTCGTCCGCGGTGAGAGCGGGCGAGGTGACCTTCAGTTCTGCGAGTTTCGGCGAATTTGACACCCAACCATGTTCCCACTGCGCACCCGGTCGCGCGCAACCGCCCCGGCATCGACGGACGGGCGTCAATCCTTCCGCGAGAACTGCGACGGCCGCGGCACATTCCGCAGATTGGACTTCGCCATCTGAACAGCTTCTCCCACACCGCCGTTCATCACCATCCGCGACATCGCCAGCGCGAAGCCACGCACCTGCTCGCCGGTGATGGTGGGGGGCAACGACAGCGCGTTCGGATCGGTGACGATGTCGACCAGCGCCGGACCGTCGTGGTCGAGCGCCGACCGCAATCCCGACTCCAGATCGGCCGGATTCTCGATCCTTCGGGAGTAGATCCCCAGCGCCGCAGCAACAGCCGCATAGTCGACGGACGGGACATCGACACCGAAATCGGGCAGGCCGTCGACCAACATCTCGAGCTTGACCATGCCGAGCGTCGAGTTGTCGAACACGACGATCTTGACCGGCAGCTTGTACATCGCGACGGTGACGAGATCGCCCAGCAGCATCGACAGCCCGCCGTCACCCGACATCGCCACCACCTGACGGTCCGGCCGCGCGAACTGCGCGCCGATCGCGTGCGGCAGCGCGTTCGCCATCGAACCGTGCAGGGCCGACGACAGGAACCGGCGTCGGCCGTTGGGATTGAGGTAGCGGGCGGTCCACACATTGCACATGCCGGTGTCCGCGGTGAAGATCGCGTTGTCGGCGGCGAGGTCGTCGAGGATCGACGCCGCGAACTCGGGATGGATCGGGACCCGCTGCTTGGCCGCCTCGGTGTAGGCCCCGACGACCTTCGTCATGAGCTTCTCGTGCCGGTCGAGGGTCCGGTCGAGGAAGCCGCGATCGGACTTGCGGTCGACGAGCGGCGCGAGCGCCCGCAGCACCGACCGCGTGTCGCCGTGCACCGCGAGGTCGACGCCCGTGCGCCGGCCGAGTTTCTCCGCCGCGATGTCGATCTGCGCGGTGCGCACGTCGTCGGGCAGGAACTGGTCGTACGGGAAGTCGGTCCCGACCAGCAGCAGCAGATCCGCGCCGTGGATGCCGTCGTGCGCCGCGCCGTAGCCGAGCAGACCGGTCATGCCGACGTCGAACGGGTTGTCGTACTGGATCCACTCCTTGCCCCGCAGGGAATGTCCGACCGGGGCACCGATCGCGTCCGCGAGGGCGAGCAGTTCGTCGCGGGCGCCGCGGACACCGGCACCGGCGAAGATCGCCACCGCCGACGCGGTGTTGATCGCGTCGGCGAGCGCCCGGACGTCGTCCTCCGCCGGCACCACCGACGGGGTGCCGGTCCGCACGAGCGGGGGCGCCGAGCCCTCCGCCGGCTGATCGGCGACATCGCCCGGCAGCGTGATCACGGCGACCCCGGACTGCGCGATCGCGTGCTGCATCGCGCTCTGCACGATCCGCGGCGCCTGCACGGGGACGCTGATCATCTCGTTGTACCGGGAGCACTCGACGAACAGCCGGTCGGGATGCGTTTCCTGGAAGTATCCGGTCCCGATCTGCGCGCTCGGAATGTGGGACGCGATCGCAAGCACCGGCGCGCCCGAGCGGTTCGCGTCGTACAGGCCGTTGATCAGATGCAGGTTCCCGGGGCCGCACGAGCCCGCGCACACCGCGAGCCTGCCGGTGATCTGTGCCTCGGCCGCGGCCGCGAAGGCCGCGACTTCCTCGTGCCGGACGTGGACCCAGTCGATGCCACCGGATGCCGATCCGCCCGTGCGCCGCACCGCGTCCACGACCGGATTGAGACTGTCTCCGACGATGCCGTAGATACGCTGCACGCCCGCATCCACCAATTGGGAAACGAGTTGATCCGCAACAGTTTTCGCCGCCATATCCGCCTCCGCCCGAACGGTCCGGAATCGAGAGCTTGCTTCTCGCAGGCTACCCGGGTCCGCCCCGTTCGGCGCAGAGACGACGACTGTCCCGGCGAGCTAGTCCTGCGGGGACAACACGAAGACCGGAATCTGACGCTCGGTCTTGGTCTGGTAGTCGGCATAGGGCGGCCACGCCTCGACCGCACGCTTCCACCACTCGGCCTTCTCGTCGCCGGTGACCTCGCGCGCGATCATGTCCTGCTTGACCGGACCGTCCTGCAACTCGACGTGCGGGTCGGCGACCACGTTGTGGTACCAGACCGGGTGCTGCGGGGCGCCGCCGAGCGACGCGACCACCGCGTACTGCCCGTCGTGCTCGACGCGCATGAGCGGCGTCTTGCGCAGCTTGCCGGACTTGGCGCCCTTGGTGGTCAGGACGACGACGGGCTTGCCCTCCATCGTCGTTCCCTCGGTGCCGCCGGAGCGCTCGTACAGATCGACCTGGTCCGCGGCCCACGAGCTGGGGCTGGGTTCGTATTCACCGGTGAGAGGCATGTATCCAGTGAACACCGCGCACATGATCTTGACCACCCGAATGCCCGGACGCTGGGAGTTTCGTCCGCCTCCTCCAATTGTTCGCTGGACCGAACTTCGAAGTATGCGTACTCTGAACTCACCGGAGGAACGGACCGAAACCAGGAGACGAGGTGATCGCGATGACGACCGCAGCGCCGTCACGCCACACACGTCACCGGTCGAGTCTCACCGTCGACATCGCCGGCACCGCCTGGCCGCTCTACAAGATCGAGGCTCTGGTCGCCGCGCTCGGCGTGTTCCTCCTCGTCCTGGCGATCGCACAGGTCCTGCAGACCGCGGTCCTCACCGCCGCCGCCGTGGCGGTCGTCGTCTGGTGGACCCGGCGCGCCATGCTCGCGCACCGGCGCGACTGACCGGATCCCCGGTCAGGGCCCGAGCGGACCTGTAATTCTCTGCGAGCAACGGCCGGCTTGCGGAATGTCATGACTGTGCCGTCGTGGCAGTTGCAGCGCCGTCCTCGGTCGTCAGTCGCACCGGGACCCCGGCGGGGTCCAGCAGAACATCCACCGTGGTGTGACCGTCGGCGGAGACGGCCTCCACCGCGTAGCGGGTGCCGTCGCCGGGGGCGACGACCATGCCGACGTCGCCGGAATGCGACCGTAAGTCGACCTCGGCGCGCGTGTCGGTGACCGTCAGGTCCCCGGAGCGGGTGTCGGCCCGGACGACACTGCCGTAGGGCACCTCGATCTCGTAGTGGGCGATGCATGTGGGGTGCCCGACCGCGAAGCGATCGGGACATCGCGTGGTGATCGTCAGGCCGCCCCACTCCTGTTCGATGGTCTCCTCCGGCTTGTCGCCGTCGGTGTACTCGAAGGTCCGGCGAACCTGGATGTCGTGGCGGTCGGCGCCGACGATGTGAGCGTTGAGAGCGGCGGTGGTGAAGCCGATCTGCTTCGCGCCCGAATCATCGAACTGCAGTACGACGGTGGCGATGTCGCCGGCGTAGGTGTCGCTGCGCGACTCCTGGCTCGTCGTTCCGCTGGTGCAGGCGGTGAGCGTGACGGCGGCAAGT
This window contains:
- a CDS encoding DUF11 domain-containing protein, giving the protein MLYSVDNGSSVAKRIDPNTGAVTDAFPVEPSGKGYRHNQLGIGPSGTYAIYTSSEDDGDNRRIYEYDAASGKTTSESDKAKVKNTHGAINPANGLYYYGGKDDGADSFTFGAYDPANNASLGVVLKVKFDKKTTVPGGNGDMAFDAQGNLFIVAAGDNNGRIYSVQGPMPTSSEKTLTGKAITDESTAFKKSNSIAFGPNGYLFVGGGGSLLKVDPGTGNAVPANLTSSSMTDMGSCNDPNTIELRKNLPDGRVGKDDQFGLEISGGGLSEGNTATTTGTKTGIQDQAAGPVLGLAGKTYTLTETAQGGASLDNYVTTWECVDAKTQTKKSGEGTTITVEIPAGQSGKSTSCTFTNAAKKPGLELVKSASPNTAADFVVGKTVTYSFKMTNTGAVTLKDVKPVEKTFTGKADMSGFTCPDGAKSLAPKASVTCTATYVLQQEDIDRGKLDNTATATGTDPGGKPVNSNESSVPLVGGPATPGITLDKIASPKEAEAYKLGQTIKYTFKISNTGNVTLNDLKVNEGDFTGNGKLSAVDCPVKSVAPGGTVTCTAEYTLTQADIDSGRIENTATATGKPPTGEPITSPPDTETLEGNPAKSLSIVKDASPSTTESYKVGQEIDYTFKITNTGEVTLTDVHPNETKFTGDGDMSAFDCPAGAKSLAPGESTTCTAKYTLTQADIDAGKLENTATATGTPPSGEPVTSKPSDKTLSGEPKAAISLEKTATPTEADKFAVGETVTYSFTMTNTGNVTLTDVHPNEVAFSGDKTKLSDFVCPDASKPLAPNASTVCTATYELTQSDVDRGTLDNTATATGTPPSGGDVTSEPDDVNLSGNQKPALEIVKTASPKGVEDFKVGQEITYTFDITNTGNQTLSNVKVAEGAFSGSGKITDLSCPEEAKSMAPGAKVTCSAKYTITQDDVNAGKLDNVAIATGTPPGTETPIESPQDEENLAGDPKSGLTLEKTAEPRENVQVGDTVTYKFAITNTGDQTLTEVKVKENEFSGTGTLSDITCPDNSLDPGESVTCEATYTFTDEDMKAGSIDNVATATGTPPSKAPIESNPSDATVTAGEQPGGTGSLGSLGLGSLGSLGAGSLGSGSLAAGSLAAGSLAAGSLAAGSLENSGSQENAGSAGSSGSAGSQENSGSAGSGSGNPGTPGGNPGTPGGNPGTPANPGTPGDPGTPGNAGNSGNGNAGNGGAAGNSDTEKGALIDSGLGADGDGGLNTGLVAGGLALLVAAAGVLFMALRRRKAAEGDVTDL
- a CDS encoding MFS transporter; amino-acid sequence: MSLGTVRDPHDVRAGRKDWLGLVVLAFAVLLISVDATVLDLALPFISEDLAPSSTQLLWIIDVYSFVLAGLLVTMGTLGDRIGRRKLLLIGAAGFGLASLIAAWSASPEMLIAARVLQGVSGATLMPATLGLIRTMFVNPRQRTTAIGVWGAMAGGGAAAGPLVGGWLLEHYWWGSVFLINIPVMIALIALGPLVIPESKNPEPGRFDLASAGLSIVAMIPMVYAVKESVVHGPSWILTGVGLVGALAGWVFIRRQRSIADPMIDLSLFARPAFSTAVVTNLLSIFALAGVLFFGSQYLQLVLGYSPLEAGLLMLPGTLVSAAASLAAAWLVRRWEPSRVLSVGLVIAALGAAVMIALGPDSGPEAFVVGFILAGAGVGVALTLTSDLVVSAVEPERAGAASAVSETAYELGVALGVAVLGSVVLAIFRRGLDVSALDADQAHIAQGTLGGAVEVSKSMPVEQAAALVDSAQAAFVDGMHIAAGATAVILIATAILVARMLRRR
- a CDS encoding nitroreductase family deazaflavin-dependent oxidoreductase codes for the protein MPLTGEYEPSPSSWAADQVDLYERSGGTEGTTMEGKPVVVLTTKGAKSGKLRKTPLMRVEHDGQYAVVASLGGAPQHPVWYHNVVADPHVELQDGPVKQDMIAREVTGDEKAEWWKRAVEAWPPYADYQTKTERQIPVFVLSPQD
- a CDS encoding TetR/AcrR family transcriptional regulator, which codes for MASDTRDRILDALERLLHDVGVAHVTLEAVATAAGVSKGGLLYHFPSKEALLASMVRRLGDRSDQQLADAVAGGRTVSEIYLQYPGADSADEMALYRSMLAAMRSADGQHDEVQQAVADVMRSWDDGLLAEIDDPVQAEIVRLVGDGIYLAALLGLPEPDPELHRRVVNRLLGPTAAAEDDSAT
- a CDS encoding pyruvate dehydrogenase — translated: MAAKTVADQLVSQLVDAGVQRIYGIVGDSLNPVVDAVRRTGGSASGGIDWVHVRHEEVAAFAAAAEAQITGRLAVCAGSCGPGNLHLINGLYDANRSGAPVLAIASHIPSAQIGTGYFQETHPDRLFVECSRYNEMISVPVQAPRIVQSAMQHAIAQSGVAVITLPGDVADQPAEGSAPPLVRTGTPSVVPAEDDVRALADAINTASAVAIFAGAGVRGARDELLALADAIGAPVGHSLRGKEWIQYDNPFDVGMTGLLGYGAAHDGIHGADLLLLVGTDFPYDQFLPDDVRTAQIDIAAEKLGRRTGVDLAVHGDTRSVLRALAPLVDRKSDRGFLDRTLDRHEKLMTKVVGAYTEAAKQRVPIHPEFAASILDDLAADNAIFTADTGMCNVWTARYLNPNGRRRFLSSALHGSMANALPHAIGAQFARPDRQVVAMSGDGGLSMLLGDLVTVAMYKLPVKIVVFDNSTLGMVKLEMLVDGLPDFGVDVPSVDYAAVAAALGIYSRRIENPADLESGLRSALDHDGPALVDIVTDPNALSLPPTITGEQVRGFALAMSRMVMNGGVGEAVQMAKSNLRNVPRPSQFSRKD
- the ilvA gene encoding threonine ammonia-lyase IlvA; translation: MSNSPKLAELKVTSPALTADEIDAAAERIAHIIDATPLQLSDRLSALTGARVYLKREDLQVVRSYKLRGAYNLIMQLNDAERAAGVVTASAGNHAQGVAFACRAMEIRGRIYVPANTPKQKRDRIMVHGGGFVELIPTGETYDAAAAAAAADVERTGATMVPPFDDARTAAGQGTIAAEILEQLGQAPDSVIVPVGGGGCIAGIATYLHERAPQTTIVGVEPVGAASMTAALVAGGPVTLPEVDPFVDGAAVKRVGDLPYAVVSELGASVVSHASLPLVAGTRTGHGSEKFAMTQVDEGAICTAMLELYQNEGIIAEPAGALSVTALGHLDVEPGSTVVCLISGGNNDVSRYGEILERSLVHLGLKHYFLVDFPQEPGALRRFLDEVLGPDDDITLFEYVKRNNRETGAALVGVELGSADGLTDLLDRMRASRLQVEQLEPGSPAYRYLT
- a CDS encoding class F sortase is translated as MGKHAAKRGSGRSGTILLVVMALVLLAGGGLLVFRGLQPESASAAPVPESTFDLSPDGVHDPVAGPAPVIGDGGKARKPGPAAANPADRPQIPFGPLPDDSVVVPAIGVETALDPLGLAADGSLLLPRDVSAVTYWTGSAPIEAPDGGILVAGHVDNANQGEGALYWMHTLYPGDAVYLTKDGVVTRWKVTRMERFVKQVLPEWVFQGAGGPRELHIVTCGGEIVKDAQGRGTYLENVVVTAVPF